A region of Takifugu rubripes chromosome 6, fTakRub1.2, whole genome shotgun sequence DNA encodes the following proteins:
- the slc5a1 gene encoding sodium/glucose cotransporter 1 — MTWEYRGFSSVRGMDPSTHKVNNPADISVIVVYFLVVLGVGIWAMVRTNRGTVGGFFLAGRSMVWWPIGASLFASNIGSGHFVGVAGTAAAAGLAIGGFEWNALIVVVFLGWLFVPIYIKAGVVTMPEYLTKRFGGQRIRIYLSVLSLFLYVVTKISADMFSGAIFINQALGLNIYLAVIALLLITALYTVTGGLAAVIYTDTLQTIIMIVGSFILMGFAFAEMGSFENFQERYMAAIPNNTIGFEPKCYEPRPDSFNLFRDAITGDLPWPGLVFGLTIQAVWYWCTDQVIVQRCLSAKNLSHVKAGCILCGYLKLLPMFLMVFPGMISRILYTDVVACVDPADCERFCGTAVGCSNIAYPKLVVDLMPNGLRGLMLSVMLASLMSSLTSIFNSASTLFTMDIYTKVRKRASEKELMIAGRVFILVLIGVSIAWIPIVQSAQSGQLFDYIQSITSYLTPPIAAVFILAIFCKRVNEQGAFYGLMIGLAIGLSRMITEFVYGTGSCANPSNCPTIICGVHYLYFSIILFTVSCIVILSISLMTSPIPDKNLYRLVWSLRHRTEEREDLEKDSWIDNQDSNSFDIDEPQEQPGLCKKAVMCFCGLEQNQTVKLTPEEEAEMKRKLTDTSEKPLWRNVVNVNALILLAVAFFCHGFFA; from the exons ATGACTTGGGAATATCGTGGATTTTCGTCCGTAAGGGGCATGGACCCCAGCACCCACAAAGTCAACAACCCTGCTGACATCTCAGTTATTGTGGTTTATTTTCTGGTTGTCCTCGGCGTAGGAATATGG GCTATGGTGCGCACCAACCGAGGGACCGTGGGCGGCTTCTTCCTTGCTGGGAGGAGCATGGTGTGGTGGCCC ATCGGAGCGTCGCTCTTTGCCAGCAACATTGGAAGTGGCCACTTCGTGGGCGTCGCAGGCACGGCGGCGGCCGCGGGACTGGCCATCGGAGGGTTCGAATGGAAC GCCCTGATCGTTGTGGTGTTTCTGGGCTGGCTCTTTGTGCCCATCTACATCAAAGCTGGG GTGGTCACCATGCCCGAGTACCTGACAAAGAGGTTTGGAGGACAGCGCATTCGTATCTATCTCTCCGtgctctccctcttcttgtACGTGGTTACCAAGATCTCG GCGGACATGTTCTCTGGGGCCATTTTCATCAACCAAGCTCTGGGGCTGAACATCTACCTGGCTGTCATCGCTCTTCTGCTGATCACTGCGCTGTACACCGTCACAG GTGGGCTGGCTGCTGTGATCTACACGGACACCTTACAGACCATCATCATGATTGTGGGATCCTTCATCCTCATGGGCTTTG CGTTTGCTGAAATGGGCAGCTTCGAGAACTTCCAGGAGCGCTACATGGCCGCCATCCCGAACAACACAATCGGATTCGAGCCGAAGTGCTACGAGCCTCGGCCCGATTCCTTTAACCTGTTCAGGGATGCGATCACAGGGGATCTGCCGTGGCCGGGCCTCGTTTTTGGACTCACCATCCAGGCCGTGTGGTACTGGTGCACCGATCAG GTGATTGTCCAGCGTTGCCTGTCTGCCAAGAACCTGTCCCACGTTAAGGCCGGCTGTATCTTATGTGGCTACCTGAAGCTTCTGCCCATGTTCCTCATGGTGTTCCCAGGGATGATCAGCAGGATCCTCTACACTG ATGTGGTGGCTTGTGTAGACCCGGCAGACTGTGAAAGGTTTTGTGGGACCGCTGTGGGCTGCAGCAACATTGCGTATCCCAAACTGGTGGTGGACCTCATGCCCAACG GGCTGCGAGGACTGATGCTGTCAGTGATGCTGGCCTCTCTGATGAGCTCGCTCACCTCCATCTTCAACAGCGCCAGTACGCTGTTCACCATGGACATCTACACAAAAGTTCGTAAAAGGGCCAGTGAGAAGGAGCTGATGATCGCTGGCAG AGTCTTTATCCTGGTCCTCATCGGGGTGAGCATAGCGTGGATCCCCATCGTGCAGTCTGCCCAGAGCGGCCAGCTCTTCGACTACATCCAGTCCATCACCAGTTACCTCACTCCGCCGATCGCGGCCGTCTTCATCCTCGCTATCTTCTGCAAACGTGTCAACGAGCAA GGTGCATTTTACGGCCTCATGATCGGGCTGGCCATCGGTCTGTCCAGGATGATCACCGAGTTTGTTTACGGAACCGGCAGCTGCGCTAATCCCAGTAACTGTCCAACCATCATCTGTGGCGTCCACTACCTTTACTTCAGCATCATCCTGTTCACTGTCTCCTGCATCGTCATCCTGAGTATCTCCCTCATGACCTCCCCCATCCCTGACAAGAAC TTATATCGACTGGTTTGGAGCCTGAGGCATCgtacagaggagagggaggaccTTGAAAAGGACAGTTGGATTGATAACCAAGATTCCAACTCTTTCGACATAGACG AACCCCAAGAACAACCGGGTCTGTGCAAGAAGGCGGTGATGTGCTTCTGCGGGCTGGAACAGAACCAAACGGTCAAACTGACCCCGGAAGAAGAAGCCGAGATGAAGCGGAAGCTCACGGACACCTCGGAGAAGCCGCTGTGGAGGAACGTGGTCAACGTCAACGCCCTCATCCTCCTGGCTGTCGCTTTCTTCTGCCACGGCTTTTTCGCGTAA